ACGGTGTCGACGATCGGTGACGCATCCGCGGACGATTCGACCGGCCCAGCGACCCTGTCATTTCTGCGATTTTCGTCCACATTCGTCCGATGACGGGTGCGCGCCGCCGTCACGACGCCGCCCACCCATGGCGCGCCGTCGCACGCTGCGAGCAGACCCTCGGCATCGCGCAGAACGCACGGCTGCATGACGTCGACGATGAACTCAGCGCGCTGCAGAACGTCGTCGGACGGTTCGCCGGCGCACACGCGAGAGTCATCGGCGAGCACGTCGGGACGGTGTTCACCGCACCAGATCCCGACGTCCGCGAGCGCGAGCCACGACTCGAGGGCGGCGTACTCGCCGCTCGGTGCCACCGTTCGCGCCGGCCGCCAGAACACGACGACGCGCGGGGCGCGCCAGATACCGTGGCGCCCCCGCACGTCTGGCTGTGGAATGCGGGCAGCGAGCGCGAGCTGCTCGCCCTCCTTGAGCTGCGCGAGATCGGCTCGCTCCCCCGCGTCGGGGCCGTCGTGCCAGGCCACCGCGGCCGGCGCATGACGCAGGGCGACGCCGGTGTTCCAGGCGCGATAGGCGAGATCCCAGTCTTCGCCGCCGTACCCGACGAGGCTCTCGTCGAACCCGTCGAGTCGTTCGAACGCGTCGCGCGTCATGCCCATGACGGCGCTGATGACGAGTCGCCAGTCGCCGTCGCCGGCGTCACGCAGGTCGTTCGTGCGCGCGTAGCCGTCGCGCAGCCACTGGGGTGCGGCGAGGACGTCACCGTCGGCCGGCGCCTCGGGATCGGTTGCCGCACACCAGGACACGACGTCGTCACCCCGCGCGGCGACGGCACTGAGATCGGCATGCCGACGGGCTCCGACGACGAGGGCGCCGGCGCCCGGCGCCTCGCGCGACGCCTCTCGCAAGGCGTCGACCATCGCGGCACAGTAGCCGGGCGTCGGCACGGTGTCGCCGTCGAGGAAGAGGACGACCGGTGACGACCCGGCGCGCGCGCCGAGATTGCGCACCGCCGCGGCGCGGAAGCCCTCGTTCGCCTGTCGCAGGAGCGTGACGCCGTCGGGGACGCTCGGCGGGGTGGCCGAACCGTCATCCGCGACGACGACGTGGAGGCGCAGCGACGAATCATCCTGCGCCGCAAGGGAATCCAGCACCCATCGCAAACGCTGCGGGTCTTCGAAATGCGTGACGACGACGTCGACGTCGCGTCCGTCACCCACGCTCAGGTCAGCCCCTTGCTCGCCCGCGCGAGCGTTCGCGCTCACCCGACACCACCCAGGGGCGTCAGGTGCGCGGCGAGCAGTTCGCTTTGGCGACGCGCGGCGTCCGGCGTCGTGAGCAAGCCGGGATGCGACGGGTTCGTCACGGTCACCATCGGGTCGCTCAGCGCCGCCCGGGCGGCATCGACGAAAGCGTCGACCACCCCATCCCGATCACCCGACTCGCTTGCATCTGTACGAGGTTCGACGACCGTCACCGACCCGGGTGCCGTCGTCGACAGTTCGGTGACCCACGGCGTGGCCAGCGTGATCGGCCGGCGACCGGCGGCGATCCATCGGCCGATCGAACCCGACGCGGAGATGTGACGGTAGGCCGCGAGCGGCACGGCGATCGTCGCGATCGCGGCGTCCATCTCGTCCTCGCTCAGGTGCCCGAGAACGCGCAGTTCGATTCCGCGCGCGTTCGCGGCGCGGCGCAAGTCATCGACGAAGTCCTCGTGCCCCTCGACCACCGCGCCGAGCATGACGAGGTCGCGACCCAGCGCCGCGGCAACATCGAGCGCCAACTGCGGATCCTTGCCCGGATGGACGAACCCGAGGACGCCGACGGGCGCGTCATCGCCAAGGGCGAGCACCGCGTCACCCGCCTCGGTTGCACTCGGTCGCGCATCGACCGGCAACGTGACGACACCGACGCCAGTGACATCGGCGTCGCCGAAACCCCGAGTGGCGCTGTCAGCGTCACCGGCAGGCGCCGCGACGACGTCACCCAGCATCGCGCGCTCGGCCTCGCTGCACACCTGAACAGACGCGGCGGCCGCGACGATGCGCGCATACAGCGCAGCGCGACGTTCGTAGCGCGCCTGCCCCTCGGCGGGCTGCGGAATGTCGTGAAGCGTGACGTGCACGGGCCGCGCGGCGCCCTCGATCGCGCGCACCCCGGCTCCGATCGCCCGGTGGTCGGCGCCGAGCAGCGCGTCGGTGAGGTGAACATGCACGGGCCCCGCATCGTCCGCGAGGTACGCCGCGAGGTCACGCGCGCCGGTCCCCACGTCGAGCATCGACGTGCGGCGCGCACCGGCGAGAGCCGCCCCGTGGCGCGTCACCCCGTGCTCGGGCGGGCCGAGCAGGAGGTGGTCGACGGTTGCAGCCGCATCACCCGATGCAACGTGCGCGCTGCGGGGTTCCTCAGCGGCAGTGCTCGCCGGGCGCGTCGTCGTCATCCTCGTATTGTCATGTGCGACGGGGCTTCTCGTCATCTTGACGTCCGTCGGATGTTCGAACGCATCGCCGCTCGGTGCGGCGCTCACACGTCACCGTCCACGATCTCGAGCAACGTCGCATGTCGACGCACCGCGTCCGCGAGTGCCTGCGGGTGCTCGGCGTACCACGCGGCGTGGGCGGCGACGATCTCGTCCTCGCCCACCGCCTGACCGCGCACCTGCCACACGCGGGCGACGTCGTCATCGCTCATCGGCACCTGCGCGAGCGCGGCGGCGCGCTCGTCCATCGGCGCGACGAGGGCGCCGAGCAGCGACCGGCCAGGGTCGTACTCGCGGGGTGCGCCGAGGTCGAGGGCGGCCGCGATGCGGTCGGCGACCTCGACGAGGACGTCGTTCGTCGGGTGGTTGATGACGTGGACGCTGCGCCGTCCAGGGCGCGCGAGGGCATCACGAATGTCGACGGCGCCGTGCGCCTCGATGCGCCGCGTCAGCTCGGCGAGGGATGCGTCGCGCAGGGCAGCGACGGCGCGCTCGTCGAGCTGCGGCAGGTCGTCGCTCGTCATGCGAGTCGCGTGGTCACCCGCTCGGCGGCACGCCGCGATGACGCGCAGATCGTGATACGGCACGATCGGCGGCTCGCCCGCGGGCGTGCGGACGATGACCTGCGCCGGGTGCAGCCCCGCCCACCGCATGACGGGCACGATCGTCGACCTGACGTGCGGCGCCGCCGTGAGCAGTTCGTCCGTGCCGACGGGCAGGCCGCGATACCCGGGGGCGACGGGTTGCGTCACGAGGTAGTGGGCCTGCGCGAGGATGCGATGCAGGTGCGGCACATCATCGGCAAGCAGTTCGTGCGCCGGGACGAGGCGGATCGTGCGGATGCGATCGCCGTACCGACCGTCGAGAAGTACGCGCAGCGACTCCGCCTGGCAGTTGCCGTGGACGACGAGCACCGGGCGGCCGGCAGGATCGGCCGTCGGCACGGGGTCGGTGAGACCGTAGAACTCGCCGTAGTGCAGGTTGCGAGGCGTCGCCTCGACGGCAGGCACTGTCATGAGGCCTCTCCTTCGACGTCATCTCTGGCACTTTCGCCGCTGACGGCGCCAACGCCGCGCTCGCCGTCAGCCGACGAATGTGGACGAAAATCGCCGATGTGGACAGGATTCGCCGTGGACGGGATTCGCAGGACGGCGCGGGTGTCGCGCGACACGGGGGCCGTTGCGGCGGTTGGGGCATCGCCGTTGCTCGGGCGAGCGACCACGATGGCGACGTCGTCGTCTTCGTAACGCGCGAGCGTCGGCCACACGAGGCGCACCTGCTCATCGACGAGACGCCCGTCGAGGGGGATGTCACGCGTCGGGTGCAGCCAGTTCGCCACGACGACGACACCGTCATCGCGCAGCAGCGCGTCGATGCCGGCAAGGGTCGCCAGCAGCGTCGCGCCGTCGAGGAAGTAGCCGATCTCGCTGAGCACGACGGTGTCGAACCGCTGCCCTTCGTCGGCGAGTTCATCGAGCACAGAAGGCAGTTCGGCGTGGCGCCAGTCGACGCCGTCGACGTCACGTCGACGAGCGCGCGCCAGCGCCTGGGCGCTCCCGTCGACCGCGACCACGCCGTCGGCGCGCTCGGCGAGCACCCGCGTCAGGGCGCCCGTGGAGCATCCGAGATCGAGCACGCGCCCGAGATGCTCGTCAGGCAGCATCGCCTCGATGAGGGCACGGCGACGCCGCTCGTACCAGCGCGTCTCGACACCCCACGGGTCGCCGCTGCCCTCGAACATCGCGTCGAAGGATGCCGCCGGCGTGCGTCCGTCATCGAACGAGGCGACGCGGGGCAGCGCGCCGTCCGGGTCGAAGAGTGTCTCGACGAGACGTTCGAAGTGGGCGAGGACGCCGGCGTCGAGCATCGCAGGCTCGGCTGTCGGGCGCGCGAACGTCCCGATCTGTGACGAGTACGCCGCGATGGCCGCGCGTTTGCGCTGGAGCGAGGCGACGTCGGGGACAGCGAGAACGCTGCTCTCCCAGACTGTTTCGGCGACCGACGATGGGTCGCCCCAGTGCCACCACCACAACGGATAGCTGACGCACGCCGCCCCGAGCTGCGCCGCGACGTCACGCGCCACGGCTCCGCACGTGTCGTGGTCGATGTGCGCATCGGCCTCCGCCGGGGCGACGACGAGCACCCGCTCAGTTCCCGACCCACGCACCGGCGTCATCGACGGCGTCACCGTCGAGGTCACATCGGTGGCTGCGTCATCGCAGCCGACCGCTCTCGAGGGCGACTGGTCCGACACCGTGGATGCCTCCGCCGCAGTTACCCGCACGACGCGCTCCAGCGCAGCGGCCAGCTCGGCACGGTGGTCAGCGACGCGGCCGTCAGGTAGCGCAAGGCGCTCAACCCGCCCGAGCGCACCGCCGAGCAGCACACCGAGAGCGTCGTCGAACTCGCGACGACGGACTTCGCGGACGACCTCGAATGTCAGTCCCGTTGCCGCAGAGTGCGATCCCTCGCCGTCGGTGACGAGGGCGACGTCTACGGGCAACCCCGCGTCCGCGAGCATCGCCAAGAATGCGCCGACGGCGAGTGTCTCGTCGTCGGGGTGAGCCGCGACGACGACGACGCGGCTGTACCGGGCAGCGAGGGCTTCGACGTCGAGGTGGCCAAGCGACGCCCATGGCGTCCCTCGCAACCACGTGCGTTCGCTCGTGCCGGGCTCCCGCGACGACCACGAGGCCGGCGCGGCGGGCATCCCGCGCATCAGTGACGCTCCAGCGTGGCGGCGCCGATGGCGGCGAGGTCGCGTTCGGCATGGTGCTGGCGCACGTAGACACCGAGGTCGGCAACGCGCCGCGCGTGGGTCTCGTCGCTCGTCAACGGGCCGGGGCCGAGCGCGTGGCCACAGATCGTCAGCGCCTGCTCCGCCGCATCGGCGACGACTGCTCGCACGCGCGACGACAACGCGAGACCCGCTGCACCGCAGGCGTTTCCACCGTCGATCGCGCGGGCTGCGTCGGCGAGTACCGCGTCGAGCAGATACGTGATGACCTCGAGCCGGCCCAGATGCATGAGCGCGATCTGATCGGGTTCACGCCGCCCCGCAGCCGCACGAACCGCTGTGGCGAGGCCGTCCACGCCGCCCGCCCAGACGGCGGCGACACCGATGCCACCCCACGCGAAACCGTCACGACCGAGGTAGAAACCTGGCTCCCCGACGGGCTTCGCGGGCATCGCGTCGAACGTCAGCGACGTCGAACGGATCGCGGCGAGCCCACGCGACACCCATGACTCCTCGGCGCCACCCACCCGCGCGTCCGTGAGATCGACGGCGAACAACCGCTGCCCTTCAGGCGTACCGGCCGTCACGAGCGCATGCGACAACTGCTCACCGAGCGAGCACCACGGCTTCACCCCGTCGAGCACCCAGCCATCACCCTCGCGACGCGCGGCGAGGCCCGGCGCCCGCGCCGCGAACACGCCCCAGGCGCCGTCCCCACCGCCGGGCAGCACGTCGCCCGGCGCAACCCCCGCCTCGGCGAGGATCGCAAGCGCATCGAGGTGCGGTTCGATGACGCGGGCCGTCGTCAGGTCGGAGGCGCCGAGCGATCGGAGCGTGTCGAGATACACCGCGCTGTCGCGGCCCAACGCCGCTGCGGCGGAAGCGAATTCACCGGCAGCGGCAAGCGCCGCCCCGATGTCCCCAGCAGGGATATCGGGGCGGCGCAGCGCGCGAGAGGGTTCGCTCAAGCGGAGAGCTCCCGCTTCCAGAAGCGCAGCGCACGGCACGTCTCGACGAAGCCCTTCGCGCCGGCCGCGTCGCTGACGTCGACGAACCCGTCGTCCTTCTTCGACGCCACACCCGCGGCTTCGATGAGACCCGACGCGTCCGGGCCGAGGGCCAGGAACTTGTTGTGCGCGACGGCGTCCGTCACGAAGTCACGAGCCTCAGCGACCTTGCCGAGCGTCGCCGCACCGTCAGCCGACGGCAGCAGCGCGACGGCGTCGAACAGCACAGACGGCGCACCGGCGATGGCGTGATCGGCGGCGAGCCTCTCGCCGTTCGACAGCGTGACGCCACCGACGGCCTTCGCGACGATCTCGACGACCGTGCCCTCGGCCTCGGCGGCCGAACGCACCGCGGCGAGCAGGTCGGCGTCGGTTCCTTCGCTGACGACGACGCCGATCTTGCGGCCGGCGAAGCTGTCGGGTCCGTTCTTCACGATGCTCAGCGCGTCGGAGACGGGCAGGTCGTGACGCGGCGCCACCTTCGCGGGCGAGGCCTCCGGCAGCTCCATCGCGAGCTCGTCGGCGACGCGCTGCGCGAGCGACTCGTCGACGTTGCGCAGGTTGCCGAGCATGCGCGTGCGGATCTCGGGGATCTCGCACTTGCCGAGCTCGAACGCGAACGCGTCGACGATGTGCTTCTGCTCGACCTCCGTCTGGCTCTTCCAGAACTGGTTGGCCTGGCTGTAGTGGTCGGCGAACGACTCCGCACGCAGACGGCGCGCCTCACCCTCGACCTTCGTCGGGTACGTGTCCGGCTGGAACGTCGTCAGCGCGCGCGGGCCACGGTCGTCACCCGAGAAGCCGTTCGGCTCGTAGTTGGCGCGGCCCCTCTGG
This region of Dermacoccus nishinomiyaensis genomic DNA includes:
- a CDS encoding acyl-CoA dehydrogenase family protein, producing MSEPSRALRRPDIPAGDIGAALAAAGEFASAAAALGRDSAVYLDTLRSLGASDLTTARVIEPHLDALAILAEAGVAPGDVLPGGGDGAWGVFAARAPGLAARREGDGWVLDGVKPWCSLGEQLSHALVTAGTPEGQRLFAVDLTDARVGGAEESWVSRGLAAIRSTSLTFDAMPAKPVGEPGFYLGRDGFAWGGIGVAAVWAGGVDGLATAVRAAAGRREPDQIALMHLGRLEVITYLLDAVLADAARAIDGGNACGAAGLALSSRVRAVVADAAEQALTICGHALGPGPLTSDETHARRVADLGVYVRQHHAERDLAAIGAATLERH
- a CDS encoding WcbI family polysaccharide biosynthesis putative acetyltransferase, whose translation is MTVPAVEATPRNLHYGEFYGLTDPVPTADPAGRPVLVVHGNCQAESLRVLLDGRYGDRIRTIRLVPAHELLADDVPHLHRILAQAHYLVTQPVAPGYRGLPVGTDELLTAAPHVRSTIVPVMRWAGLHPAQVIVRTPAGEPPIVPYHDLRVIAACRRAGDHATRMTSDDLPQLDERAVAALRDASLAELTRRIEAHGAVDIRDALARPGRRSVHVINHPTNDVLVEVADRIAAALDLGAPREYDPGRSLLGALVAPMDERAAALAQVPMSDDDVARVWQVRGQAVGEDEIVAAHAAWYAEHPQALADAVRRHATLLEIVDGDV
- a CDS encoding glycosyltransferase family 2 protein, with translation MSANARAGEQGADLSVGDGRDVDVVVTHFEDPQRLRWVLDSLAAQDDSSLRLHVVVADDGSATPPSVPDGVTLLRQANEGFRAAAVRNLGARAGSSPVVLFLDGDTVPTPGYCAAMVDALREASREAPGAGALVVGARRHADLSAVAARGDDVVSWCAATDPEAPADGDVLAAPQWLRDGYARTNDLRDAGDGDWRLVISAVMGMTRDAFERLDGFDESLVGYGGEDWDLAYRAWNTGVALRHAPAAVAWHDGPDAGERADLAQLKEGEQLALAARIPQPDVRGRHGIWRAPRVVVFWRPARTVAPSGEYAALESWLALADVGIWCGEHRPDVLADDSRVCAGEPSDDVLQRAEFIVDVMQPCVLRDAEGLLAACDGAPWVGGVVTAARTRHRTNVDENRRNDRVAGPVESSADASPIVDTVPADGPLDLEAWGRRRWS
- a CDS encoding PIG-L family deacetylase; this translates as MPAAPASWSSREPGTSERTWLRGTPWASLGHLDVEALAARYSRVVVVAAHPDDETLAVGAFLAMLADAGLPVDVALVTDGEGSHSAATGLTFEVVREVRRREFDDALGVLLGGALGRVERLALPDGRVADHRAELAAALERVVRVTAAEASTVSDQSPSRAVGCDDAATDVTSTVTPSMTPVRGSGTERVLVVAPAEADAHIDHDTCGAVARDVAAQLGAACVSYPLWWWHWGDPSSVAETVWESSVLAVPDVASLQRKRAAIAAYSSQIGTFARPTAEPAMLDAGVLAHFERLVETLFDPDGALPRVASFDDGRTPAASFDAMFEGSGDPWGVETRWYERRRRALIEAMLPDEHLGRVLDLGCSTGALTRVLAERADGVVAVDGSAQALARARRRDVDGVDWRHAELPSVLDELADEGQRFDTVVLSEIGYFLDGATLLATLAGIDALLRDDGVVVVANWLHPTRDIPLDGRLVDEQVRLVWPTLARYEDDDVAIVVARPSNGDAPTAATAPVSRDTRAVLRIPSTANPVHIGDFRPHSSADGERGVGAVSGESARDDVEGEAS
- a CDS encoding glycosyltransferase family protein yields the protein MTTTRPASTAAEEPRSAHVASGDAAATVDHLLLGPPEHGVTRHGAALAGARRTSMLDVGTGARDLAAYLADDAGPVHVHLTDALLGADHRAIGAGVRAIEGAARPVHVTLHDIPQPAEGQARYERRAALYARIVAAAASVQVCSEAERAMLGDVVAAPAGDADSATRGFGDADVTGVGVVTLPVDARPSATEAGDAVLALGDDAPVGVLGFVHPGKDPQLALDVAAALGRDLVMLGAVVEGHEDFVDDLRRAANARGIELRVLGHLSEDEMDAAIATIAVPLAAYRHISASGSIGRWIAAGRRPITLATPWVTELSTTAPGSVTVVEPRTDASESGDRDGVVDAFVDAARAALSDPMVTVTNPSHPGLLTTPDAARRQSELLAAHLTPLGGVG